TTGGGGCGGTCGAAGCCGCGGACGACCTCGACGGCGCCGCGCATGCCCAGGCGCTCGGTGATCTCGGCGCGCACCGGCGGCGCGGCGGTGGCGGTGAGGGCGAGCACCACCGGATGGCCGAGCCGTTCGACCACGCTCCCCAGTCGCAGGTAGTCGGGCCGGAAGTCGTGCCCCCACGCCGAGATGCAGTGGGCCTCGTCCACCACGAACAGCCGGGGGGCGGCGGCGCGCACCTCCTCCAGCACGTCGTGGCGGTCGAGCTGCTCCGGGGCCATGAGGACGAAGCAGGTCGCGCCCGACCCCAGCTTCGCGTACGCCTCGCCGCGCTCCCGCGCCGACGTGGCGGAGTTGAGGCCGTGGGCGTCGAGGCCGTGCCGCCGCGCCGCCTCGACCTGGTCGTGCTGCAGCGACACCAGCGGCGAGACGATGACGGTCGCGCCCCCGAGCATCCATCCGGCGACCTGGTGGATCGCCGACTTCCCTCCGCCGCTCGCCAGCACGGCGAGGGTGTCGCGCCCGTCCAGCAGCGCCTCGATCGCCGGCAGTTGCCCGGGGAGCAGCTCCCGCACCCCCAGGAGCCGCCGCAGGGCCGCGCGGATCCGCTTCTCCGACACCGCTTCTCCTCTCGATGGCCGCCGCCGTCTCCCCGGCCGTGCCCCGCTCCGCCGTGCGCGGCGGGGTGCGCCCGCCCGGCCGCTCACGGACGGGGGGACGTCCGGGTCCACCGGCGCCTGGACCTGTTCGGGCTCGCCGCGGCCGAGCACTTGGGGCACACGCGCACGACCCGGTCGGCCGCGCCGCCGGACTCGGGAAGCACGTCCTCCCAGGCGACGTGGTGGAACCGCCGCAGCCGGGAACGGCTCAGCGCCAGGCCGCAGACGGTCTGGTTGGTGCCCGGGTGCCAGGCGTGCACCTCCCCGGCCGGCAGACGCACCCCGTCGTCGTCGGTCCATTCCCCCGATGCCGCGACCGAGGCGGCACCGCGTGCTCCCATGTCGCCGCGCCCCTTTCCGTCTCCGCCGGCCCCTGCGCGGGCGGATCGCCCGCTGAGCCGGGACGACCCCGAGAACGAGGGCACCTGCCCGCCGAGGGCGCGGCCAAACGCCCACCGGACGCGGTCGTCCGCGGTAGCGCCGTGGCCGCCATGAGCAGTGCGCAACACGCGGGCGGCGCCGCGGCGCCGCGGGAGGGGCGGCCCGGTCGGCCGCTCCTCAGCCGCCCATGGTGCCCACCGCCGCGTCGAGCCGCCGGGCCAGCGCCTCGACGTCCTCCTGCGACACCGGGCGCTGCTCGTCGCCGGTGTCCAGCTCCTCCGCGCTCACCACCCGCAACGCCCCCTGGTAGGGCGGCCCGCCGAGCGCCGACTCCGGCACGACGTCGGCCGAGCCCTCGTGCACGATGAGCACGGGGTCGGGATCGGCCGAGTTCAGCAGTCGGCTGACGTGCTCGGCGCGGATGATCGCCATGGTCGACTCCTCCTCTGAGCGGGGTCCCGGCCGCGGCGCCGGCCGGCCGTGGCGGTGCGGCTACCCCGCGGCCCCGGCTTCACACCCGCCCGGCCGGTCACTCGACGATGATCACCTCCAGCGTGCGGGGGCCGTGCACGCCCTCCACGCGGTCGAGCTCGATGTCGCTGGTGGCCGAGGGGCCGCTGATCCAGGTGAGCGGTCGGCGCGGGTCGAGGCGCGCAACGGCCTCGGGGACGCCGGCGACGACCTGGTCGGCGCGCACCACGCACAGGTGGTAGTCCGGGATGAGGGTGACGGCGCGGCGGCCCTGTCCGGCGCCGCCGTCGAGCACGATGGTGCCGGTCTCGGCGATCGCCACGGCGCAGCCGGTGATCACGCCGTCGACCGCGTCGAGTTCGTCGATGTCGAGCTCGTCGCCGGCCACGGTCCTCGTGGCGGTCTGCGACGTCCAGTCGGCGGGCAGGTCGGCGGGCACCACCACCCGGTGGGTGTTGCGCCAGGCCATCGCCGAGGCGACCGCGGCGGGCAGGTCCGCCGCGCCGACCCGGTGCACGACGGCCTTGTAGTCCTCCAGCCGGTCGACCAGCAGCCCGATCGGCTCGCCCTGGTCGTGCGAGCGGGCGTAGTCGTCGGGGACGGTGACGTCCTCGGGCTTCTCGTCGCGGGGGACGTCGGCCAGGGCCGCGCGGACGCGGGCGAGGACGTGTTCCCTGGAGGCGCTCACCGCCGCCCACCCCTCTTCTTCCGCTCGTTCCGCCCGGGCGCGCCGCTTTCGCGCCTGCGCCACTGGTCGCGGAAGGACTCGGCGGGGATGTCGGGGACGTCGCGGGTGTCGGTCCAGGCGGCTCCCGGGCCGGGCAGGCGGCGGGGGACGAGGCCGCGGGCCTTGGCCGCCGCGCGCTGGGCGAGGGTGAGGCGGCGCCGGTCCTCCAGCACCCATCCCGCGGCGGCCATGGCGGTGCGCTCGGCGGCGTGGCCCCCGCCCTCGGTGACGCGTTCGCGCAGGTGCACGAGGACCTCGGGGATGTCGATGGCGACGGGGCAGACCTCGTAGCACGCCCCGCACAGCGAAGAGGCGTACGGCAGGGACGCGTCGATCTCGGAGGCGGTGCCGCGCAGTTGCGGGGTGAGGATCGCGCCGATGGGGCCGGGGTAGACCGACCCGTAGGCGTGGCCGCCGGTGCGCTCGTAGACCGGGCAGATGTTGAGGCAGGCCGAGCAGCGGATGCAGCGCAGCGCCTGGCGGCCCACCTGGTCGGCGAGTGTGTCGGTGCGGCCGTTGTCCAGCAGCACCAGGTGGAACTCCTGGGGTCCGTCGCCGGGGGTGACGCCGGTCCAGGTGGAGGTGTAGGGGTTCATCCGCTCGCCGGTGGAGGAGCGCGGCAGCAGTTGCAGGAACACCTCCAGGTCGGCCCAGGTGGGCACGATCTTCTCGATGCCCACCACCGAGATCAGGGTCTCGGGCAGGGTCAGGCACATCCGGCCGTTGCCCTCGGACTCCAGCACCACCATCGTGCCGGTGTCGGCGACGGCGAAGTTCGCGCCGGAGACGGCGACCCGGGTGGTCAGGAACTTCTCCCGCAGGTGGGTCCGCGCCGCCTCGGCCAGCGCGCGCGGATCGTCGGTGAGGCCGTCGGGCGCGGGCACCCCCCACTCGGCCATCTTGGCGCGGAAGATCTCGCGGATCTCGGAGCGGTTGCGGTGGATCGCCGGCACCAGGATGTGGGAGGGGGTGTCGTCGCCGAGCTGCACGATCAGCTCGGCCAGGTCGGTCTCGTAGGCGGTGATGCCGGCCTCGGCCAGCGCCTCGTTCAGCTCGATCTCCTGGGTGGCCATCGACTTGACCTTGACCACCTCGTCGTGCCCGGTGGCGCGCACCAGGTCGGTGACGACGGCGTTGGCCTCGGCGGCGTCGGCGGCCCAGTGCACGGTCCCCCCGGCCGCGGTGACCGCCTCCTCCAGGCGCTCCAGGTAGGTGTCCAGGTGGCGCAGCGTGCGGTTCTTGATCGCCGCGCCGGCCGCGCGCAGCCCGGCCCAGTCGTCGAGCTCCTCCACCACCGCGGCCCGCTTGTCGCGGATGGTGCGAGTGGCCTTGCGCAGGTTGTGCCGCAACTGGGCGTCGCCGGTGGCGGCGCGCGCGGCCTCGGGGAAGGCCGGCATGCCCATGAACGTCGCGCTCATCGCGCCTCCTCCTCGCGTTGGTCCTCGGGTCGGCGGACCGGCGGTGCCTGGGTCGGGTTCACGGTGACGCGGGCTCCTCTTCGGTGGAGGCCAGGATCTCGGCCAGGTGCAGGACCTGCACGCCGGCCCGCTGGCGGCTCAGCGTGCCGCCGATGTGCATCAGGCAGGAGTTGTCCACCGCGCACAGCACCTCGGCGCCGGTGTGGGCGACGTGGCGCGCCTTGTCCGAGCCCATCGCCGCCGAGACCGCGGCGTTCTTCACCGCGAACGTGCCGCCGAACCCGCAGCACTCCGCGGCGCCCTCCAGCTCCACCAGCTCCAGTCCCCGCACCGCCCTGAGCAGGCGCTGCGGCCGGTCGCCCAGTCTGAGCAGCCGCAACCCGTGGCAGGTGGGGTGGTAGGTGACGGTGTGCGGGAAGTAGGCGCCCACGTCGGTCACCTCCAGCACGTCGACCAGCAGTTCCGACAGGTCCAGGACCCTGGGCGCGACCTCGGCCACCGCGGCCTCCAGCCGGCTGCCCGGTTCGCCCAGGCGGGGGTAGTTGTCGCGCACCATGCCCGCGCAGGAGCCCGACGGGGCCAGGACCACGTCGGCGTCGGCGAAGGTCCGCACGAACCCGACCGCGAGCCTCTGGGCCTCGCGGCGGTAGCCGGTGTTGTAGTGCATCTGGCCGCAGCAGGTCTGGGCCTCGGGGAACACCACCTCGTGCCCCAGCCGCTCCAGCAGCCGCACCACCGCCCACCCCGTCCGGGGGAACAGGGTGTCGTTGACGCACGTGATGAACAGTGCGATTCGCATGCGCTTCCTCGTTTCCAGCGGCCGGCGCGGGCGCGGGCTCTGGAGATGCCGTCCTGTGCTGGGCCCGACGTCACGACCGTACGCGTCCGCTCGTGGCGGTGCTCCTTATTTAACCGTTTCAATAAGTTGTGTCGCCGCTGTCCGTCACGACCGCGGGTTCATTGGTCCGATCACCACCGTGCTCGCGTGCCGCTCGATCGCATTCCACCGCGCTTTCTGCGATGTTGACCGGGTGGCATGCGACAATTGGTCCGACCACTTCTACGCTGACGGGTGGGACAGTGTCAAGGCACCGAGGTGCGGGAGTGCGCAGGGCGGACTGCCAGGATGGGGGACCGGCCCCCGCCGGCTCCCGCCGCGCTGACAATGAGAGGAGCGCCCGTGGTCACTCCTGATGGCCGGCGGCCCGCCGCGCCGCCCGGAGCGGAGCGCACGCCCGTGACGCAGCGGGCGATCGAGCGGATCAAGGCGATGATCGCCGAGGGCGCGCTGCGGCCGGGCCAGCGGCTGCCGACCGAGCGGGAGCTCTCGGCCGAACTGGGGCTCTCGCGCAGCTCGATGCGCGAGGCGCTCCGCGCGCTGACCACCCTCGGGGTGCTGGAGGCCAGGCACGGCGCCGGCGTCTACGTCACCGCGCTGCGCCCGCGCGACCTGCTGGAGACGTTCTCCGTGCTGGCCGAGGTCTCGCGCGGACAGACGCTGGTGGAGGTGCTGCAGGTCCGGCGCATGCTGGAGCCCGCGGCCACCGCGCTGGCCGCCGCGCGGGCCGACGACGCGCAGCTGGACCGGATCGGCGCGCTCCTGGACCGCATCGACCAGGGCGGCAGCGTCGGGGAGACGGTCGCCGCCGACCTCACCTTCCACCAGGCCATCGTGGAGATCACCGGCAACGCCACGCTGGCCGCGGTCAACGACGGCCTGTCCTCGCGGACCTTCAACGCCCGGGTCTGGCGCGGCCACCGCGAGGCCGGTGTGACGGCGCGGCTGCGCCGGGACCACGAGCGCATCCACCGGGCGCTGCTGGCCCGCGACCCCGACGCCGCCCGCGCCGCCGCGACGATGCACGTCCTGGAGGTCGAGAACTGGCTGTGCGCCCACCTCGACGACTTCGACTGAGGATCACCGGCATCAGCCGCCCGCGCCGGGGTAGCCGCCACCCGAGCCCGCCGGAGAAACGCCGGTTCGGGCCGACACCCGGGAGGAGTTGGGACGACCATGCCAAGACTCGCGCGCACCCTCGGCCTGGTGACCGCCGGTTACAGCGCCGCCATCACGGTGCGGCCGGAGCTGCTGGCCCGCCCGTGCGGCCTCGTCGCCGGCGACGGGCGCGCTCCTGCGCCGGTGCGCACGCTGATCTCGGCGATCGGCGTGCGCGACACCGCGATCGGCCTGGCGATGGCGCTGGCCCCCGAAGGACGCCCGCTGCGGGTGGCGATCGCGGCGCGGGTGGCCGCCGACGCCGGGGACGCGGTGGTCTTCGGCCTGGGCCTGCCCGACCGCGGCGCCCGCCGCAAGGTCGCGGCCTTCGCCTCGGCCTGGGCCGGCCTGTGCGCGTTCAGCGCGCGGTGACGCCCGGACGCGTCCGGCGCCCGGACCGGGGAGGGCCGGGCCGCGGCGCGCCCCGCGTCAGATGTGGTCGCGGGGGACCGCGGCGGTCCAGTTGCGCGAGGCCACCCGTTCCTGCCCCTCGTAGGCGTCGAGCTGGGCGTGCAGGTGGAACTCCTTGGCGTCGGAGGTCAGCACGGTCCTGGTGACCGTCCGCACGTCCCAGTCGCCGCGGGTGAAACGCATCGTCCACTCCGCTTCGCCGCAGACCGAGTCGAAGTCGTCGGCCACCCACGAGTAGGTCTCGTAGGCCCGGCGCGCGACGTCGAGGCCGATGTCGTCGAAGCGGACGGTGCCCAGGTCCTTGACCACGTCCAGCGACGACCGGTAGCCGACGAGGTCCCGGGTGACCTCCCAGCGCTCCTCGCCGGGCCGGGTCTGCACCGTGGTGATGGGCGGCGACCCCTCGGGCTCCTCGAAGGGGACCGGCGCGACCTCGTCGGCCTCCCCGGTCGGGCGGACCGGCAGCACGACGTCGGTCCCCTCCCCGAGGAAGACCGTCAGCAGCACGGGCTCGGGCGGCGGCCAGGCCAGCGGCCAGTACGACGTCGAGAGCGAGATGCGGATCCGGTGCCCGGCGGGGAACGCCTGCGCCACGCCGTTGAGTCGCACGGCCGCCCGGTAGCGCTCGCCGGGGACCAGCGCCTCGGGGGTGTCGTGCCCGCTGACGTGGGTGAGGTTGAGCAGGCCGTAGGTCACGCGGGTGGCCTTGCCGTCCGGCGCGATGTCGGACAGCCGCACGGCGACCATGGCCACGGGCCGGTCCGAGGCGAACTCCAGGTTCACCACCGGCGCCCCGAGGATCTCGCAGCGCTCGGGGAGCGGGCCGCTGTCGAAGACCATCGAGCCGCCGTCCTCCTCGCGCTGGTCGTAGGGCAGGTCCGGCGGCGCGTTGTAGGAGCACCACTTCCCGGCGAACCGGCCCACCGACAGCGGCGACTGCAGCGTCAGCTCCATGGGCTCCACGGTCTCGCCGGGCTCGGCGATGCGGTGCCGGCCCAGCGGGTGGTGCCGGAGCTCGATGTGCGGGGAGGGCCACTCGGGCTCGCCCACCCAGCGGCCGGGCCGTTCGGCGTAGGCGGTGGAGGGCGGGGCGCTCTCCTGCATCCAGCTCCGCAGCATCGGGTCGTCCATGATGTTGTTGTCGGCGTCCTTGAGCCAGCGGTCCCACCAGCGCACCACCTGCTGCAGGAAGCCGATGGCCGGACCCGGCTGGCCCAGGTGCGGGTACTTGTGCGACCAGGGGCCGATCAGTCCCAGCCGGGGCACGTCCAGCCCCTCCATCAGCCGGAAGACGGCGTTGGAGTAGCCGTCGGCCCAGCCGCTCACCGCCATCACCGGCACCCGGATGGCCGACATGTCCTCGCACACCGACCCGTGCCGCCAGTAGTCGTCGCGGCGCTGGTGGCTCAGCCAGGTCTGCAGCCACAGTCCGCTGCCCTCCAGCCGCTCGTGCCACATCTCGCGCCAGTGCTCTCCCACCAGGGCCGGGTCCGGCGGGCAGGAGGTGTAGGCGAACATCGTCGAGGCCCAGGACAGGTTGTCGCTGAGCAGGCAGCCGCCCATGTAGTGCACGTCGTCGGCGTAGCGGTCGTCGGTGGAGGCGACCGTGACGATCGCGCCGAGGCTCTCGGGCCGCCTGGCCGCCACCTGCAGCGCGTTGAACCCGCCCCAGGAGATGCCCATCATGGCGGTGCGGCCGCTGCACCACGGCTGGTCGGCCAGCCAGGCCAGCACCTCCTCGGCGTCGCACAGCTCCTGCTCCAGGTACTCGTCGGTCAGCACCCCTTCGGAGTCGCCGCTGCCGCGCAGGTCCACCCGCGCGCACGCGTAGCCGTGCCCGGCCATGTAGGGGTGGTGGATGGAGTCGCGCTTGGCGGTGAGGTCGCGCTTGCGGTAGGGGATGAACTCCAGCACCGCCGGCACCGGGTCGTCGTCGGAGGAGACCGGCCGCCAGATCCTTGCGGCCAGCCGGGTCCCGTCCGACATGGGGATCCACAGGTGCTCGTCCTCCCGGACGGCGTTGGGCAGGGAGGTGACCGTGCGCATGAGCGCCCTCCTACTCGTCGATGTCGTCGATCTCGAACGGCAGCGCGGCCACGCACCGCTCGTACTTGTCCCGCAGCTCCTCCTCGTCCGCGGCGCCGACGAAGATCTGGGCGAGCTCGTAGCTGTAGCTGTCCTGCCCGGGCAGGTCCGACAGCCGCCCGCCCTCCTCGGCCACGATCTTGGCGGTCACGCCCGCGGTCTCCAGCTCCATGCGGGCCAGGTCCTGTTCGTCGGGGACGCGGCGCACCAGGCCGTCGTCGAAGCGGCGCAGGAACCACTTGGCCGCGACGCCGTAGGCGCCCTCGCCGTGGCGCAGCTCGGGGTCACGGCCCAGGGCCAGCCGCACCTCGCACTCGTGGTTGGGGGTGCCGTCGACGTACTCGAACAGATGGGCGTGCGACTGGGAGTGCCGCGGGTTGACCTCCAGGAGGTTGACCGCGCCCGTCTCGGGGTCCCAGAAGAACTCGATGTTGAAGGTCACCGAGTCCAGGCCGATCTGGCGCACGACCCGCTCGGAGATGTCGATCAGGCGGCCGGTGACCTCGCCGGGCAGCCGCGAGGGGTACTGGTAGCGCAGGAAGCTGGAGGTGCCGGGGTAGACCAGGGAGTCGATCACCCCGTAGGCGCGCACCTCGCCGTTGCGGCTGTAGCCCTCGACGGTCACCTGCTCGCCGCCGACCTCCTCTTCGGCCAGGCACGCCTGCCCGCCGCCGCGCACGACCTCCGGCGGCGGGTCGACCCGGTCCAGGACGAAGTCGAAGGGTTCGCCGATGCGCCCGATGCCCTCGCGGATCTCGGCCATGGCCTCGGTGAACTCGCCGTCGTCGGTCACCCGGAACGCCAGTTCGGAGGAGAAGGACTTCACGGGCTTGAGCCACATGGGGTAGTGCAGGTGCTCCGGCGGTGCGGTGGCGTCGAGCTCGACCTCGGCGAAGCCGGGCAGCTCGTCGATGACCTTGCGCTGCTCCAGCCTGCTCCAGTACTTGTGCTCGCACTTGACCACCGACTCCAGGGTGGCCGAGGGCAGCCCGAAGCGCCCGCACAGGATGGGCACCATGGAGCTCACCGGGAAGTCCCAGTAGCCCATGATCGCGTCGACCGAGCCGTCGAAGGCCTCCAGTTGCGCCTGCGCGTGCTCCAGGAGCTCCGGCATCCGGATGTTCTCCTGGCGCTGCAGTTCGTCGATGCTCAGCAGCGGGTGGAACCGGTACTGGGCGAGGTGGGGCAGGCTGTGCAGCGTCTGCCGATTGTGCTCGTCCAGACCAAGGACGAAGATGTTCTCGGTCACGGTGCCCCCCTTGATCATCTGCTGCTGTGGCACTACCCCGCTGAGCGGTTTTAGACGTCCCGACGCGCAGGGAAAGGGCGTGCTGCCTGAACAGGAAGGGATCGTCCCCTCTGACCCGGGAGAGGCCGCGGGAGCGCTACGGACCGCCGGTCGCCGACCTCGAGCCGAACCCGGGCCCTTGGGGGCACTGCCGCCCCGCGCCGAGGAGTGAGCGCCCGGCGCACCGAGCCGCTGGTTCGGTGCGCATCGCAGACGGCGTTCGGCGCGGGACCGGAGCGGAGAAAAGCGGCTTCCTGCGCGTCAGGATCGGCCGACGCAGGGGGCTGCTAAACGTCGGCCGATCCCGCGCCTACACCGGGATCCGGCGGATCATCCCGGGGCCGCCATCGGCGTCGCGGACGCCTCCTCCAGGAGGACCCTGTGCCGGCCGGTGTAGACGTTCATCGATGAGCCGCGCAGGAAACCCACCAGGGACAACCCGGACTCGGCGGCCAGATCGACCGCCAGGGACGAGGGCGCGGAGACGGCGGCGAGCATCGGGATGCCCGCCATCAGCGCCTTCTGCGCCAGTTCGAAGGAGGCGCGCCCCGAGACCAGCAGCGCCGTCTCGCGCAGCGGGAGCCGGCCCTCCCGCGCCGCCCAGCCGACGAGCTTGTCGACGGCGTTGTGCCGGCCCACGTCCTCGCGCAGCGCCAGCAGCTCGCCCTCGGGGGTGAACAGCCCGGCGGCGTGCAGGCCCCCGGTGCGGTCGAAGACCCGCTGGGATTCGCGCAGCCGGTCGGGCAGCGCGGCCAGGGTTTCGGCCGGGAACCGCGCGGGGTCGTCGGCCACCGACCAGTGCGCGATGGTGCGCACCGCGTCGAGGCTGGCCTTGCCGCACAGTCCGCACGAGGAGGTGGTGTAGAAGTTGCGCTCCAGCGACATGTCGGGCACGGCCACGCCGGGCGCGAGGGCGACGTCCAGCACGTTGTAGGTGTTGGAGCCGTCCTCGGTGGCGCCGGCGCAGTAGCGGATGGCGGCGATGTCGGCGGCCCCGCTGACCACGCCCTCACTGACCAGGAAGCCCGCGGCGAGGTCGAAGTCGTGGCCGGGCGTGCGCATCGTCACGGTGAGTGCGCGGCCGTTCAGCCGGATCTCCAGCGGCTCCTCCACCACCAGGGTGTCGACGCGGTCGCCCGCGCTGCCGTCCCGCACCCGCAGGATCTTCTCCCGGACCGTGACCCGTCCCATCAGTCCCGTGCCTTTCCGGCGTCGCCCGAGTCCGGGGCGTTTCGCCCGGACTCGGGAGGAATTCCCCGAATGACGCCTTTTTAGTCGTGTCGCCTCTGCTGCACGTGCTGGAAGCCGAACCTGCCCTTGATGCACAGGTTGCCGTGCGTGACCGGATTGTCGTGCGGCGAGGTGACCTTGACGATCTCATTGTCCTGGACGTGCAGGGTCACGTTGCACCCGACGCCGCAGTAGGTGCAGATCGTCGTGGTCTGCTTCTGCCGCTCCTCCTCCCACCTACCCTCGGCGCGCATGTCGAACTCGGTCTTGAACGACAGGGCCCCGGTCGGGCACACCTCGATGCAGTTCCCGCAGTACACGCAGGCCGAATCGGGCAGCGCGACGTCGTGCTCGGTGGAGATGCGGGCGTCGAAGCCGCGCCCGGCGACCCCGATCGCGAACGTGTTCTGCCACTGCTCGCCGCAGGCGTCCACGCACTTGTAGCACATGATGCACTTGCCGTAGTCGCGCACGTAGAGGTCGTTGTCGACCTTGACCGGCTGCTCGACGGTGGCCGCGGCCGCGCCGTCGCCGGCCTCGTGGGCCCCGGCGTGGCGGGCGTCGCGCTCCCCGAGCCGTGCCGGCTCGGCGCGCGGGCCGAAGCGCTCGGGGCGGGCGCCGTAGTCGGCCATCCACTCATCGGCCCCCGGCGTGGTGGACAGGTCCACCGATGAGCCGAGCAGCTCCAGCACCATCTTGCGGCTGTGCCGGACGCGCTCGGAGTCGGTGCGCACGGCCATGCCGGGCTCCACGGCGCGCGAGCACGCCGGGGCCAGCGTGCGCGCGCCCTCGACCTCCACCACGCAGACC
This sequence is a window from Spinactinospora alkalitolerans. Protein-coding genes within it:
- a CDS encoding LutC/YkgG family protein; translated protein: MSASREHVLARVRAALADVPRDEKPEDVTVPDDYARSHDQGEPIGLLVDRLEDYKAVVHRVGAADLPAAVASAMAWRNTHRVVVPADLPADWTSQTATRTVAGDELDIDELDAVDGVITGCAVAIAETGTIVLDGGAGQGRRAVTLIPDYHLCVVRADQVVAGVPEAVARLDPRRPLTWISGPSATSDIELDRVEGVHGPRTLEVIIVE
- a CDS encoding lactate utilization protein B; amino-acid sequence: MSATFMGMPAFPEAARAATGDAQLRHNLRKATRTIRDKRAAVVEELDDWAGLRAAGAAIKNRTLRHLDTYLERLEEAVTAAGGTVHWAADAAEANAVVTDLVRATGHDEVVKVKSMATQEIELNEALAEAGITAYETDLAELIVQLGDDTPSHILVPAIHRNRSEIREIFRAKMAEWGVPAPDGLTDDPRALAEAARTHLREKFLTTRVAVSGANFAVADTGTMVVLESEGNGRMCLTLPETLISVVGIEKIVPTWADLEVFLQLLPRSSTGERMNPYTSTWTGVTPGDGPQEFHLVLLDNGRTDTLADQVGRQALRCIRCSACLNICPVYERTGGHAYGSVYPGPIGAILTPQLRGTASEIDASLPYASSLCGACYEVCPVAIDIPEVLVHLRERVTEGGGHAAERTAMAAAGWVLEDRRRLTLAQRAAAKARGLVPRRLPGPGAAWTDTRDVPDIPAESFRDQWRRRESGAPGRNERKKRGGRR
- a CDS encoding (Fe-S)-binding protein, whose product is MRIALFITCVNDTLFPRTGWAVVRLLERLGHEVVFPEAQTCCGQMHYNTGYRREAQRLAVGFVRTFADADVVLAPSGSCAGMVRDNYPRLGEPGSRLEAAVAEVAPRVLDLSELLVDVLEVTDVGAYFPHTVTYHPTCHGLRLLRLGDRPQRLLRAVRGLELVELEGAAECCGFGGTFAVKNAAVSAAMGSDKARHVAHTGAEVLCAVDNSCLMHIGGTLSRQRAGVQVLHLAEILASTEEEPASP
- a CDS encoding FadR/GntR family transcriptional regulator — protein: MVTPDGRRPAAPPGAERTPVTQRAIERIKAMIAEGALRPGQRLPTERELSAELGLSRSSMREALRALTTLGVLEARHGAGVYVTALRPRDLLETFSVLAEVSRGQTLVEVLQVRRMLEPAATALAAARADDAQLDRIGALLDRIDQGGSVGETVAADLTFHQAIVEITGNATLAAVNDGLSSRTFNARVWRGHREAGVTARLRRDHERIHRALLARDPDAARAAATMHVLEVENWLCAHLDDFD
- a CDS encoding CocE/NonD family hydrolase, which codes for MRTVTSLPNAVREDEHLWIPMSDGTRLAARIWRPVSSDDDPVPAVLEFIPYRKRDLTAKRDSIHHPYMAGHGYACARVDLRGSGDSEGVLTDEYLEQELCDAEEVLAWLADQPWCSGRTAMMGISWGGFNALQVAARRPESLGAIVTVASTDDRYADDVHYMGGCLLSDNLSWASTMFAYTSCPPDPALVGEHWREMWHERLEGSGLWLQTWLSHQRRDDYWRHGSVCEDMSAIRVPVMAVSGWADGYSNAVFRLMEGLDVPRLGLIGPWSHKYPHLGQPGPAIGFLQQVVRWWDRWLKDADNNIMDDPMLRSWMQESAPPSTAYAERPGRWVGEPEWPSPHIELRHHPLGRHRIAEPGETVEPMELTLQSPLSVGRFAGKWCSYNAPPDLPYDQREEDGGSMVFDSGPLPERCEILGAPVVNLEFASDRPVAMVAVRLSDIAPDGKATRVTYGLLNLTHVSGHDTPEALVPGERYRAAVRLNGVAQAFPAGHRIRISLSTSYWPLAWPPPEPVLLTVFLGEGTDVVLPVRPTGEADEVAPVPFEEPEGSPPITTVQTRPGEERWEVTRDLVGYRSSLDVVKDLGTVRFDDIGLDVARRAYETYSWVADDFDSVCGEAEWTMRFTRGDWDVRTVTRTVLTSDAKEFHLHAQLDAYEGQERVASRNWTAAVPRDHI
- a CDS encoding ATP-grasp domain-containing protein; the protein is MTENIFVLGLDEHNRQTLHSLPHLAQYRFHPLLSIDELQRQENIRMPELLEHAQAQLEAFDGSVDAIMGYWDFPVSSMVPILCGRFGLPSATLESVVKCEHKYWSRLEQRKVIDELPGFAEVELDATAPPEHLHYPMWLKPVKSFSSELAFRVTDDGEFTEAMAEIREGIGRIGEPFDFVLDRVDPPPEVVRGGGQACLAEEEVGGEQVTVEGYSRNGEVRAYGVIDSLVYPGTSSFLRYQYPSRLPGEVTGRLIDISERVVRQIGLDSVTFNIEFFWDPETGAVNLLEVNPRHSQSHAHLFEYVDGTPNHECEVRLALGRDPELRHGEGAYGVAAKWFLRRFDDGLVRRVPDEQDLARMELETAGVTAKIVAEEGGRLSDLPGQDSYSYELAQIFVGAADEEELRDKYERCVAALPFEIDDIDE
- the fdhD gene encoding formate dehydrogenase accessory sulfurtransferase FdhD; translation: MGRVTVREKILRVRDGSAGDRVDTLVVEEPLEIRLNGRALTVTMRTPGHDFDLAAGFLVSEGVVSGAADIAAIRYCAGATEDGSNTYNVLDVALAPGVAVPDMSLERNFYTTSSCGLCGKASLDAVRTIAHWSVADDPARFPAETLAALPDRLRESQRVFDRTGGLHAAGLFTPEGELLALREDVGRHNAVDKLVGWAAREGRLPLRETALLVSGRASFELAQKALMAGIPMLAAVSAPSSLAVDLAAESGLSLVGFLRGSSMNVYTGRHRVLLEEASATPMAAPG
- a CDS encoding 2Fe-2S iron-sulfur cluster-binding protein, which encodes MSTPTPVPLAPPKRLVDVTIDGEEVRVPEGATILDACQVKGTDCPTLCYGDTLTPKNACRVCVVEVEGARTLAPACSRAVEPGMAVRTDSERVRHSRKMVLELLGSSVDLSTTPGADEWMADYGARPERFGPRAEPARLGERDARHAGAHEAGDGAAAATVEQPVKVDNDLYVRDYGKCIMCYKCVDACGEQWQNTFAIGVAGRGFDARISTEHDVALPDSACVYCGNCIEVCPTGALSFKTEFDMRAEGRWEEERQKQTTTICTYCGVGCNVTLHVQDNEIVKVTSPHDNPVTHGNLCIKGRFGFQHVQQRRHD